The following are encoded in a window of Dysidea avara chromosome 4, odDysAvar1.4, whole genome shotgun sequence genomic DNA:
- the LOC136252964 gene encoding alpha-(1,3)-fucosyltransferase 10-like, producing the protein MCYIKRRRCCVISVLLLSAGLIVCFVAMYDSQIFAIKQFEPKHSTRYSSTLKETISLYANTYHDREYNDVNNSLQLQCDFKHDVTVYMDAFDAISKNYFGKSYQGYITRSHHCKPLPGGGKCLFNHDNKSSDAIFYCGIYNKLNYKRTFDKQVMIVFTLESEKGHNCHFPPPDQYDIKISYRRDADITNPFFCGSKLAKRVATRGQPTVPDEREHLVAGFISGCKHKWRNDYLTELNKYITIDQWGRCLKNTPGDFWKTRQSSFEKEKLAFLEKTPYKFLIAFENTVEVDYVTEKIHHAYLTRSIPIYYGDKAVFDMVPANSSLIFANDYSPKELAALIHNIANNRTLYSQYFAKWDLSVMESLHQKYCLEHFTCTACRKVWEILHKRKCLGIDTH; encoded by the exons ATGTGCTATATTAAAAGAC GTCGGTGTTGTGTGATCAGTGTACTTCTGTTGAGTGCTGGATTAATAGTGTGTTTTGTTGCAATGTATGACAGtcaaatttttgccattaaacAATTTGAACCCAAACATTCAACTCGCTATTCAAGTACACTTAAAGAAACTATTTCACTTTATGCCAACACCTATCATGATAGAGAATATAATGATGTCAATAACAGTCTTCAATTGCAGTGTGATTTTAAACATGATGTTACTGTGTATATGGATGCATTTGATGCAATAAGCAAAAATTACTTTGGAAAGTCATATCAAGGTTACATAACTCGCTCTCATCATTGCAAGCCATTGCCTGGAGGTGGAAAATGTTTATTTAATCATGATAATAAATCCTCAGATGCAATATTTTACTGTGGAATTTATAATAAATTAAACTATAAAAGAACATTTGATAAGCAAGTAATGATTGTGTTCACATTGGAATCTGAAAAGGGTCACAACTGCCATTTTCCGCCACCTGATCAGTATGATATTAAAATATCATATAGAAGAGATGCAGATATTACCAATCCTTTCTTTTGTGGTAGCAAGTTGGCTAAAAGAGTTGCCACTAGGGGACAACCAACAGTACCAGATGAAAGAGAACATCTTGTGGCAGGCTTTATCAGTGGATGCAAGCACAAGTGGAGAAATGATTATTTAACTGAATTGAACAAGTATATAACAATAGACCAGTGGGGAAGGTGCTTGAAAAACACACCAGGTGATTTTTGGAAAACTCGTCAGTCATCTTTTGAGAAAGAAAAGTTGGCCTTTTTAGAGAAAACTCCATATAAGTTTTTGATAGCCTTTGAAAATACTGTAGAAGTTGATTATGTTACAGAAAAGATTCACCATGCCTACCTGACACGGAGCATTCCCATATATTATGGTGATAAGGCAGTTTTTGATATGGTACCTGCTAACTCCAGTCTAATATTTGCAAATGACTATAGCCCTAAAGAATTGGCTGCACTAATACACAACATTGCAAACAACAGAACCCTATACAGTCAATACTTTGCCAAATGGGATTTGTCTGTAATGGAGAGCCTACATCAGAAATATTGTTTAGAGCATTTTACATGCACAGCCTGTAGAAAAGTCTGGGAAATTTTACACAAAAGAAAATGTCTAGGGATTGATACACATTGA
- the LOC136254480 gene encoding RNA-binding protein RO60-like produces MADASVPQSQPLPGMVPNSAGGYSYQVSDMQRLRRFLCLGSEGGTYYIGEKKLGKENAQAILRLISNGKGAEVVKEIVEFSVEGRAAKQNPIIFALALCARDGNLEVKKAAYTALSKVCRIPTHLFTFVEFCEALSLGTGWGRCHREAIKSWYLTKDPKHLAMAVTKYKQRNGWSHLDLLRLSHVKADDPLLQSVFKYVVKGIDVATQEFMGKSEKGDEILAFLRAVDSVLSADEGAAVGLIKQYNLVREHLPTQLLNSKPVWLALLEKMPMTAMIRNLGKMTSIGVLDPLSEAAIEVCKRLRDQPALQKARIHPFNVLLALKTYEAGKGDKGKLTWQPNQAIVSALDDCFYASFKYVEPTGKRFLLAVDVSGSMSCSVSGSSISCACAAAAMTMVTMKTEQNYHVLGFSAHLVPIGINSKMRLDDVMTTIRKINMGGTDCAQPMLWAKKNKVPVDVFIVYTDCETWAGAVHPSEALKQYREAMGINAKLIVCAMSSNGFTLADPNDSGMLDMAGFDSAAPLVVKNFVLGLI; encoded by the exons ATGGCCGACGCTTCAGTTCCTCAGTCGCAACCCTTACCTGGGATGGTCCCCAACAGTGCTGGTGGGTACTCGTACCAAGTCAGTGATATGCAACGATTGAGAAGATTCTTGTGCTTGGGATCAGAGGGCGGCACTTATTACATCGGTGAAAAGAAACTTGGAAAAGAGAACGCACAGGCCATTCTCAGATTAATCAGCAACGGAAAGGGAGCAGAAGTAGTGAAAGAGATTGTGGAATTTAGTGTAGAGGGTCGTGCAGCCAAGCAAAATCCAATTATTTTTGCTCTTGCTTTGTGTGCTAGGGACGGTAACTTGGAAGTAAAGAAAGCCGCTTATACAGCTTTGTCAAAAGTTTGTCGTATACCAACTCATTTGTTTACCTTTGTGGAATTCTGTGAAGCTTTGAGTCTAGGCACTGGATGGGGAAGGTGTCATCGCGAGGCAATCAAATCCTGGTACTTGACAAAGGATCCGAAACACTTGGCAATGGCTGTTACCAAGTACAAACAGCGCAATGGATGGTCACATCTTGATCTACTACGACTGTCACATGTGAAAGCCGATGATCCACTGCTTCAGAGCGTTTTCAAATATGTAGTGAAAGGCATTGATGTGGCGACACAAGAATTTATGGGAAAGTCTGAAAAGGGAGATGAAATATTAGCATTTCTCAGAGCAGTTGACTCGGTCTTATCTGCTGATGAGGGTGCTGCTGTTGgtcttatcaaacagtacaattTAGTGCGAGAACACCTTCCAACCCAACTTCTCAACTCAAAACCA GTGTGGTTAGCACTTCTTGAAAAGATGCCTATGACAGCGATGATTCGTAACTTGGGAAAGATGACATCCATTGGTGTACTGGATCCCTTGTCGGAGGCTGCCATTGAAGTATGCAAGAGATTAAGAGATCAACCTGCTCTTCAAAAAGCTCGTATACATCCTTTTAACGTGTTGCTTGCTTTGAAGACCTATGAGGCAGGCAAAGGAGATAAAGGTAAACTTACTTGGCAACCCAACCAAGCTATCGTGTCAGCTTTGGATGATTGTTTCTATGCCTCGTTTAAG TACGTGGAGCCTACTGGAAAGCGTTTCCTCCTAGCGGTGGATGTTAGTGGTTCCATGAGCTGTTCAGTATctggttccagtattagttgTGCCTGTGCAGCAGCTGCAATGACCATGGTGACCATGAAGACAGAGCAAAATTATCATGTACTAGGTTTTTCAGCACATTTAGTGCCAATTGGTATCAATTCTAAAATGCGTCTGGATGATGTAATGACCACCATAAGAAAG ATCAATATGGGTGGAACAGATTGTGCTCAACCAATGCTGTGGGCTAAAAAGAATAAAGTGCCTGTTGATGTTTTTATTGTGTATACTGACTGTGAGACCTGGGCCGGTGCAGTTCACCCTTCTGAAGCTCTCAAGCAATACCGTGAGGCAATGGGAATCAATGCCAAGCTGATTGTATGTGCTATGAGCTCCAATGGCTTTACATTGGCTGATCCTAATGATTCAGGGATGCTGGATATGGCTGGGTTTGATTCTGCCGCACCATTAGTCGTCAAAAACTTTGTACTAGGTCTTATATAA